In Euzebyales bacterium, the genomic window CCTGGTGCTGCAGCAGGGCCCGAACTACGCGCTGGCGAAGCGCCTGCAGCGGTGGCGCGCACTGGTGACGCACGCCGACGGCGCCTTCGGCGCCGTGCACGTCGCCCCGCCCACCCGCACGCGGTCTGTCATGAAGAACCGCGTCCTGGCGGCGGCGTACGAGGGCGCCTCGCTGTTCGGCGTGGAGATCTTCGCGCCCGGGACCAGCCGGGCACTCATGGCAGCGCTGCTCGTGCACGCGCTGCAGAACCATCGGCATGCCGGTCCGCCTGCGACACCGCGACCCGAGCACGAGCTGACGGCCCCCGCCGCACACGGCGGGCTGTGGCACGTGACCTGGGAGACGCGCACGGCGTTCCCGCTGGCCATCGCACGCGGGGCGCGGGCGCTGCTGCCGCGCTGAGACGGTACGCGGACGTCCCCGCCCACCGGCTCGCTGACGCTCGCCCTCACCCGCAGATCCTGTCAGGCAGGCTCCAGGCCGTCCCGCCACTGCACCATGTGGCGCACGGCCCGCTCGTCGAAGTCGCTCGGCTGCACGCCGAGGCTGAAGTGGCGCAACCCCGCGGCGTGCAGCTCGTCGAGCTGGTCGAGCCGGCTGGCGTCGTTCATCGCGATCGAGCGGGTGATCTCGGCCGGATCACGTCCGACATCGGCGCACCAGCGGTCGAGCACGGCGTTCTTGGCGGTGAAGGCCGCCGCGTCGTCGAAGAACGAGTTCCAGATGTGGGCGTACTGAGCCGTGAGCCGCAGCGTCGTCCGCTCCCCGCCACCCCCGATCATGATCGGCAGCGGTGTCGAGACGGGCGGCGGCACCAACTTGTCCAGCCGGGAGACGATGCGCGGCACCGCCTCGACGAACCACCGCGCGCGTGTCGACACGTCCCCGTACCCGTAGCCGTACTCGGTGTAGTCGCGTTCGTTCCAGCCAGCGCCGATGCCGAGGATCGCGCGGCCGTCGGAGATGTGGTCGACGGTCGCCGCCATGTCCGCCAGCAGATCCGGGTTCCGGTAGCCCACGGAGCTCACCAGCGTGCCCACGCGCACCCGTCCGGTGGCCTCGGCCATCGCCGCGAGCAGCGTCCAGCCCTCGTAGTGAGGTCCGTCGGGGTCCCCGGAGAGCGGGAAGAAGTGGTCCCACGTGAACACGTCGTCGACGCCCAGTTCCTCGCAGCGCAACCACGTCGCCCGTTGCTCGGCGAACGTGCTGTGCTGGGGCCAGACCTGCACGGCCACCCGCACCCGGTCCGTCATCGTCATCTCCTGTCTGAGGACTGCGGTCGGGGATGGCACGCGCCGCGTGTCGAGCGACCGGCTCCGGGTCATGGTGTACCCGACGCGCGGCAACGGTAGTGCCAGCGCGACACGGGCGGGACGTGCCCGTCGACGACGAAGCGGGGCGACGATGATGTGGCGAGCGCTGGCACTCGGCGTGGTGACCGGCATGCGGTCCCAACTCGCCGCCGCACTGCTGGCCTGGCGCCAGACGCGGGGCGACCTGCCAGAGCCCGTGGAGGGCCCGGCCGGCCTGTTCAGGCGGCGACCCGCGGTGGGCATGCTGATGCTCGCAGCCGGGGAGATCGTCGCCGACAAGCTGCCACGGACACCGAGCCGGCTGGACACCGGCCCGTTCCTGGGCCGCCTCGGGCTGGGTGCGACGGCAGGTGCCGGCATCGCGGCGGCCTACGACCGGTCCCGGCTGGCGGGCGGCGCACTCGGCGTTGCCGGCGCCGCGCTGGGGAGCTGGGCGGGCGCCCGCTACCGTGCAGCGCTGGCGGAGCGGTCGCAGGTACCCGACGCCGTGTGGGCCGCGCTGGAGGACGCGACGGCGATCGCCCTGGGCATCGCCGCGACACGACCTCCATCTGAATGATCCTGGCCCGTTCCGGGCATTACTGCCTCTGATCGCGTCGCCTCACCGCCAGCGGGACCGCGGTCGCGCGCAGGCCCTACGGGACGCGGCTCTGCGATGCTGTCATGTCGCCGTGAACGACCGGAGGTCAGGCCGTGGCCCGCCAGTCGCTCGCATTGCCGTCGCA contains:
- a CDS encoding LLM class F420-dependent oxidoreductase; this translates as MTDRVRVAVQVWPQHSTFAEQRATWLRCEELGVDDVFTWDHFFPLSGDPDGPHYEGWTLLAAMAEATGRVRVGTLVSSVGYRNPDLLADMAATVDHISDGRAILGIGAGWNERDYTEYGYGYGDVSTRARWFVEAVPRIVSRLDKLVPPPVSTPLPIMIGGGGERTTLRLTAQYAHIWNSFFDDAAAFTAKNAVLDRWCADVGRDPAEITRSIAMNDASRLDQLDELHAAGLRHFSLGVQPSDFDERAVRHMVQWRDGLEPA